The following proteins are encoded in a genomic region of Brachypodium distachyon strain Bd21 chromosome 1, Brachypodium_distachyon_v3.0, whole genome shotgun sequence:
- the LOC100825557 gene encoding cysteine-rich receptor-like protein kinase 6 yields the protein MAGHFILVALVLLLLAARAAAYPWQVCGKAGNNFTANSTYQANLGLLAAALPTNTSSSPGLFATAVVGADDDPVSALALCRGDVTNATLCSGCLATAFQDVQNMCAYDRDAAIYYDPCVLYYSSDAGFLSSADSLAMTNRINFRNVTTDPGGFNRQVAALVGATADYAAYNSTRRRYASGVADLDGGEFPRVYSWAQCTPDLTPAQCRGCLAGIIAQMPRLFTDRVGGRVLGVRCSYRYEVYSFLDGPVTVRLAAPAGGSKAPAPAPESTVDGGERKYTVTGMVLVILLPTIGALLVINLLVWLCIWRRTKRPQTRDANGQSTEPKNIESLESMLMDLSTLRAATGGFAENNKLGEGGFGAVYKGTLPDGDEIAVKRLSKSSTQGVGELTNELALVAKLQHKNLVRLVGVCFEQEERLLVYEFVPNRSLDQILFDTEKSEQLDWGKRHKIIHGIARGLQYLHEDSQLKVVHRDLKASNVLLDTNMNPKISDFGLAKLFSPDQTQGVTSRVVGTYGYLAPEYATRGNYSVKSDVFSFGVMVLEIVTGRRNNGCASGQSGDLLALVWERWADGSVSELVDPAGMGDGFSRTDALRCVHIGLLCAQGDPAGRPAMSSVVMMLGSGTVSLQAPPKPVSYARSGGGASSGASTGSV from the exons ATGGCTGGCCATTTCATCCTCGTCGccctggtgctgctgctgctcgcggcgcgcgccgcggcgtACCCGTGGCAAGTGTGCGGCAAGGCAGGCAACAACTTCACGGCCAACAGCACGTACCAGGCCAACCTCGGCCtcctcgcggcggcgctgcccaCCAACACCTCGTCGTCCCCGGGCCTCTTCGCCACggccgtcgtcggcgccgacgacgacccgGTCTCGGCGCTCGCGCTCTGCCGCGGCGACGTGACCAACGCCACGCTCTGCTCCGGCTGCCTGGCCACGGCCTTCCAGGACGTCCAGAACATGTGCGCCTACGACAGGGACGCCGCCATCTACTACGACCCCTGCGTGCTCTACTACTCCTCCGACGCCGGTTTCCTCTCCTCCGCGGACAGCCTCGCGATGACGAACCGGATCAACTTCCGGAACGTCACGACGGACCCCGGTGGGTTCAACCGCCAGGTGGCCGCGCTCGTGGGCGCTACCGCCGACTACGCCGCGTACAACTCCACGCGGCGGCGGTACGCGTCCGGGGTGGCCGACCTCGATGGCGGGGAGTTCCCCAGGGTGTACAGCTGGGCGCAGTGCACGCCGGACCTGACGCCGGCGCAGTGCCGGGGGTGCCTGGCCGGCATCATTGCCCAGATGCCGAGGCTGTTCACGGACCGCGTCGGGGGGAGGGTTCTTGGGGTCAGGTGCAGCTACCGGTACGAGGTATACTCCTTCCTCGACGGCCCTGTCACGGTGCGGCTGGCTGCGCCGGCCGGAGGGTCCaaggctccggctccggctccagAGTCGACGGTAGATGGAGGAG AGAGGAAGTACACTGTTACAGGCATGGTCCTTGTAATTCTGCTGCCAACCATCGGAGCTTTGCTGGTGATCAACCTTCTTGTCTGGCTCTGCATCTGGAGGAGGACCAAGAGACCACAAACCAGAG ATGCCAACGGTCAATCAACTGAACCGAAGAACATCGAAAGCCTAGAATCGATGCTCATGGACTTATCTACGCTGCGAGCTGCGACGGGTGGTTTCGCAGAGAACAACAAGCTTGGCGAAGGCGGGTTTGGTGCGGTGTACAAG GGGACCCTCCCTGACGGCGACGAGATAGCAGTGAAGAGGCTATCCAAGAGTTCGACACAAGGAGTTGGAGAGCTGACGAACGAGCTCGCCTTGGTCGCAAAGCTTCAGCACAAGAATCTGGTCAGGCTTGTGGGCGTCTGTTTCGAGCAGGAGGAGAGGCTGCTCGTCTACGAGTTCGTCCCCAACCGGAGCCTCGACCAGATCCTCTTCG ACACCGAGAAAAGCGAGCAGCTTGACTGGGGAAAGAGGCACAAGATCATACACGGGATCGCTCGAGGCCTGCAATACCTCCACGAAGACTCTCAGCTCAAAGTAGTCCACCGTGACCTCAAAGCCAGCAACGTCTTGCTGGACACCAACATGAACCCCAAGATTTCAGACTTCGGCCTCGCCAAGCTCTTCAGCCCAGACCAGACGCAGGGCGTCACCAGCCGTGTCGTTGGGACATA CGGATACCTGGCGCCCGAGTACGCGACGCGAGGGAACTACTCCGTGAAATCGGACGTGTTCAGCTTCGGCGTCATGGTTCTGGAGATCGTGACGGGGAGGAGGAACAACGGCTGCGCCTCCGGGCAATCCGGAGATCTGTTGGCTCTC GTGTGGGAGCGCTGGGCGGATGGGTCGGTGTCGGAGCTGGTAGACCCGGCGGGCATGGGCGACGGGTTCTCCAGGACGGACGCGCTGCGGTGCGTCCACATCGGGCTGCTGTGCGCGCAGGGGGATCCGgcgggccggccggcgatGTCGTCGGTGGTCATGATGCTCGGCAGCGGCACGGTGTCGCTCCAGGCCCCGCCCAAGCCCGTGTCCTAcgccaggagcggcggcggagccagcTCGGGCGCGTCCACGGGTTCGGTGTAG
- the LOC100825872 gene encoding cysteine-rich receptor-like protein kinase 10 isoform X1, with protein MLAGYHIPAVAVIVAVLLPLAAVTGQPTQWRSSKCASGAYAANGTYQANLALLAAALPANASAGSGFATATVGALPDLISALALCRGDVVTDDTSASSCRACVAAGFRGAQRDCPGRKDATVYQDACVLRFSDQRFLDFVGANSPDGMFSSDSSGDIITAPAALFNAAAVALMNATASHAVTADKYFATGEEDFHASSRYPKIYGLAQCAPDMTAPQCRSCLTGFVANIPWFLNGNPRGRALGIWCNLRYSVDPFYTGGAMVKLSAPAPAIVPSIAIAETGTGRKRRIAGISAGVGCFLLLILILAACAFIRFKRRKANKNDHSALNEMARVKCTVYDFLTLQEATENFAEKHKLGEGGFGAVYKGILPDGHEIAVKKLIDSTGHGLDQIRNEVLVLAQLQHKNLVRLEGFCLHQNEILLVYEFIKNGSLDNFLFVDASRRNTLNWNEEYNIVLGIAKGIMYLHEDSSIRIIHRDLKANNILLDEAMDPKIADFGLARLQVGGHTQTKTTRVVGTFGYMAPEYAIHGNVSPKIDIFSFGVLVLEIVTKRRNCGSCEADTVNLLTDVWACWTKGTVSQMIDQSLEGHSRVQALRCVHIGLLCVQSDPHDRPDIPSVIFMLNRADMELQPPAQPAFFFGRDSNSDSQQLEQGTYVYNRSDVMIEDISVNGLTITYPYPR; from the exons ATGCTCGCCGGCTACCACATTCCCGCCGTCGCGGTCATCGTCGCCGTGCTGCTTCCGCTGGCCGCCGTGACCGGCCAGCCGACGCAGTGGCGCTCCTCGAAGTGCGCCAGCGGCGCCTACGCGGCCAACGGCACATACCAAGCGAAcctcgccctcctcgccgcggcgcTCCCCGCCAACGCCTCggccggctccggcttcgCCACGGCCACCGTCGGCGCGCTGCCTGACCTCATCTCCGCGCTGGCGCTCTgccgcggcgacgtcgtcaCGGACGACACCTCGGCCTCGTCCTGCCGCGCGTGCGTCGCGGCCGGGTTCCGCGGCGCGCAGCGCGACTGCCCCGGCAGGAAGGACGCCACCGTGTACCAGGACGCCTGCGTCCTCCGCTTCTCCGACCAGCGGTTCCTGGACTTCGTCGGCGCCAACTCGCCCGACGGCATGTTCAGCTCGGACAGCTCGGGGGACATCATCACGGCCCCGGCGGCCCTGttcaacgccgccgccgtcgcgctcaTGAACGCCACGGCGTCCCACGCCGTGACCGCCGACAAGTACTTCGCCAcgggcgaggaggacttccaCGCGTCGAGCCGTTACCCGAAGATCTACGGGCTCGCGCAGTGCGCGCCGGACATGACGGCGCCGCAGTGCCGGAGCTGCCTCACTGGATTCGTCGCGAACATACCGTGGTTCTTGAACGGGAATCCCAGGGGCCGAGCCCTTGGGATTTGGTGCAACCTCAGGTACAGCGTGGACCCGTTCTACACGGGCGGCGCAATGGTGAAGCTttcggcgccggcaccggcaatCGTGCCTTCAATTGCTATTGCAGAGACGGGAACAG GGAGGAAAAGGAGAATAGCAGGAATCTCTGCAGGCGTCGGTTGTTTCCTACTCCTGATATTGATTCTTGCAGCTTGTGCTTTCATTCGCTTCAAGAGAAGGAAGGCTAACAAGAATGATCACT CAGCGTTGAACGAAATGGCGAGAGTGAAATGCACCGTCTACGATTTCCTTACGCTGCAAGAGGCAACTGAGAACTTCGCAGAGAAGCATAAGCTCGGAGAAGGCGGTTTTGGTGCTGTGTATAAG GGAATCCTCCCGGACGGGCACGAAATAGCAGTGAAAAAGCTTATCGACAGTACTGGACATGGACTGGATCAGATACGCAACGAAGTGCTGGTATTGGCGCAGCTCCAGCACAAGAACCTTGTTAGGTTGGAGGGATTTTGCTTGCATCAGAACGAGATACTGCTTGTTTATGAATTCATCAAAAACGGGAGCCTCGACAACTTTCTATTCG TAGATGCTAGTAGAAGAAACACACTAAATTGGAATGAAGAGTACAACATCGTTCTTGGAATTGCCAAGGGAATAATGTATCTTCACGAGGACTCGAGCATAAGGATCATCCACCGGGACCTGAAAGCTAATAACATTCTGCTTGACGAGGCCATGGATCCGAAAATTGCAGACTTCGGATTAGCCAGGCTGCAAGTAGGAGGACATACTCAAACCAAGACAACCAGAGTTGTTGGAACAtt CGGTTATATGGCGCCAGAGTATGCAATACATGGGAATGTGTCGCCAAAGATCGACATTTTCAGCTTCGGTGTATTGGTGCTTGAAATTGTGACCAAGAGGAGGAACTGTGGCTCTTGCGAGGCCGACACGGTGAATCTCCTAACTGAT GTATGGGCATGTTGGACCAAAGGGACTGTATCGCAAATGATCGACCAGTCCCTCGAAGGACACTCTCGAGTCCAAGCGCTAAGATGTGTCCACATTGGGCTGCTGTGCGTTCAATCGGACCCCCACGACAGGCCTGACATTCCGTCCGTCATTTTCATGTTGAACAGGGCCGACATGGAGCTTCAGCCACCAGCACAGCCTGCATTCTTCTTCGGGAGAGACTCGAACTCAGATTCCCAGCAATTGGAGCAAGGCACCTACGTGTACAACCGATCTGATGTGATGATTGAAGATATCTCCGTGAATGGGCTCACTATCACGTATCCATATCCTAGATGA
- the LOC100825872 gene encoding cysteine-rich receptor-like protein kinase 10 isoform X2 produces the protein MLAGYHIPAVAVIVAVLLPLAAVTGQPTQWRSSKCASGAYAANGTYQANLALLAAALPANASAGSGFATATVGALPDLISALALCRGDVVTDDTSASSCRACVAAGFRGAQRDCPGRKDATVYQDACVLRFSDQRFLDFVGANSPDGMFSSDSSGDIITAPAALFNAAAVALMNATASHAVTADKYFATGEEDFHASSRYPKIYGLAQCAPDMTAPQCRSCLTGFVANIPWFLNGNPRGRALGIWCNLRYSVDPFYTGGAMVKLSAPAPAIVPSIAIAETGTGRKRRIAGISAGVGCFLLLILILAACAFIRFKRRKANKNDHSALNEMARVKCTVYDFLTLQEATENFAEKHKLGEGGFGAVYKGILPDGHEIAVKKLIDSTGHGLDQIRNEVLVLAQLQHKNLVRLEGFCLHQNEILLVYEFIKNGSLDNFLFDASRRNTLNWNEEYNIVLGIAKGIMYLHEDSSIRIIHRDLKANNILLDEAMDPKIADFGLARLQVGGHTQTKTTRVVGTFGYMAPEYAIHGNVSPKIDIFSFGVLVLEIVTKRRNCGSCEADTVNLLTDVWACWTKGTVSQMIDQSLEGHSRVQALRCVHIGLLCVQSDPHDRPDIPSVIFMLNRADMELQPPAQPAFFFGRDSNSDSQQLEQGTYVYNRSDVMIEDISVNGLTITYPYPR, from the exons ATGCTCGCCGGCTACCACATTCCCGCCGTCGCGGTCATCGTCGCCGTGCTGCTTCCGCTGGCCGCCGTGACCGGCCAGCCGACGCAGTGGCGCTCCTCGAAGTGCGCCAGCGGCGCCTACGCGGCCAACGGCACATACCAAGCGAAcctcgccctcctcgccgcggcgcTCCCCGCCAACGCCTCggccggctccggcttcgCCACGGCCACCGTCGGCGCGCTGCCTGACCTCATCTCCGCGCTGGCGCTCTgccgcggcgacgtcgtcaCGGACGACACCTCGGCCTCGTCCTGCCGCGCGTGCGTCGCGGCCGGGTTCCGCGGCGCGCAGCGCGACTGCCCCGGCAGGAAGGACGCCACCGTGTACCAGGACGCCTGCGTCCTCCGCTTCTCCGACCAGCGGTTCCTGGACTTCGTCGGCGCCAACTCGCCCGACGGCATGTTCAGCTCGGACAGCTCGGGGGACATCATCACGGCCCCGGCGGCCCTGttcaacgccgccgccgtcgcgctcaTGAACGCCACGGCGTCCCACGCCGTGACCGCCGACAAGTACTTCGCCAcgggcgaggaggacttccaCGCGTCGAGCCGTTACCCGAAGATCTACGGGCTCGCGCAGTGCGCGCCGGACATGACGGCGCCGCAGTGCCGGAGCTGCCTCACTGGATTCGTCGCGAACATACCGTGGTTCTTGAACGGGAATCCCAGGGGCCGAGCCCTTGGGATTTGGTGCAACCTCAGGTACAGCGTGGACCCGTTCTACACGGGCGGCGCAATGGTGAAGCTttcggcgccggcaccggcaatCGTGCCTTCAATTGCTATTGCAGAGACGGGAACAG GGAGGAAAAGGAGAATAGCAGGAATCTCTGCAGGCGTCGGTTGTTTCCTACTCCTGATATTGATTCTTGCAGCTTGTGCTTTCATTCGCTTCAAGAGAAGGAAGGCTAACAAGAATGATCACT CAGCGTTGAACGAAATGGCGAGAGTGAAATGCACCGTCTACGATTTCCTTACGCTGCAAGAGGCAACTGAGAACTTCGCAGAGAAGCATAAGCTCGGAGAAGGCGGTTTTGGTGCTGTGTATAAG GGAATCCTCCCGGACGGGCACGAAATAGCAGTGAAAAAGCTTATCGACAGTACTGGACATGGACTGGATCAGATACGCAACGAAGTGCTGGTATTGGCGCAGCTCCAGCACAAGAACCTTGTTAGGTTGGAGGGATTTTGCTTGCATCAGAACGAGATACTGCTTGTTTATGAATTCATCAAAAACGGGAGCCTCGACAACTTTCTATTCG ATGCTAGTAGAAGAAACACACTAAATTGGAATGAAGAGTACAACATCGTTCTTGGAATTGCCAAGGGAATAATGTATCTTCACGAGGACTCGAGCATAAGGATCATCCACCGGGACCTGAAAGCTAATAACATTCTGCTTGACGAGGCCATGGATCCGAAAATTGCAGACTTCGGATTAGCCAGGCTGCAAGTAGGAGGACATACTCAAACCAAGACAACCAGAGTTGTTGGAACAtt CGGTTATATGGCGCCAGAGTATGCAATACATGGGAATGTGTCGCCAAAGATCGACATTTTCAGCTTCGGTGTATTGGTGCTTGAAATTGTGACCAAGAGGAGGAACTGTGGCTCTTGCGAGGCCGACACGGTGAATCTCCTAACTGAT GTATGGGCATGTTGGACCAAAGGGACTGTATCGCAAATGATCGACCAGTCCCTCGAAGGACACTCTCGAGTCCAAGCGCTAAGATGTGTCCACATTGGGCTGCTGTGCGTTCAATCGGACCCCCACGACAGGCCTGACATTCCGTCCGTCATTTTCATGTTGAACAGGGCCGACATGGAGCTTCAGCCACCAGCACAGCCTGCATTCTTCTTCGGGAGAGACTCGAACTCAGATTCCCAGCAATTGGAGCAAGGCACCTACGTGTACAACCGATCTGATGTGATGATTGAAGATATCTCCGTGAATGGGCTCACTATCACGTATCCATATCCTAGATGA
- the LOC100825872 gene encoding cysteine-rich receptor-like protein kinase 10 isoform X3 yields the protein MLAGYHIPAVAVIVAVLLPLAAVTGQPTQWRSSKCASGAYAANGTYQANLALLAAALPANASAGSGFATATVGALPDLISALALCRGDVVTDDTSASSCRACVAAGFRGAQRDCPGRKDATVYQDACVLRFSDQRFLDFVGANSPDGMFSSDSSGDIITAPAALFNAAAVALMNATASHAVTADKYFATGEEDFHASSRYPKIYGLAQCAPDMTAPQCRSCLTGFVANIPWFLNGNPRGRALGIWCNLRYSVDPFYTGGAMVKLSAPAPAIVPSIAIAETGTGRKRRIAGISAGVGCFLLLILILAACAFIRFKRRKANKNDHSLNEMARVKCTVYDFLTLQEATENFAEKHKLGEGGFGAVYKGILPDGHEIAVKKLIDSTGHGLDQIRNEVLVLAQLQHKNLVRLEGFCLHQNEILLVYEFIKNGSLDNFLFVDASRRNTLNWNEEYNIVLGIAKGIMYLHEDSSIRIIHRDLKANNILLDEAMDPKIADFGLARLQVGGHTQTKTTRVVGTFGYMAPEYAIHGNVSPKIDIFSFGVLVLEIVTKRRNCGSCEADTVNLLTDVWACWTKGTVSQMIDQSLEGHSRVQALRCVHIGLLCVQSDPHDRPDIPSVIFMLNRADMELQPPAQPAFFFGRDSNSDSQQLEQGTYVYNRSDVMIEDISVNGLTITYPYPR from the exons ATGCTCGCCGGCTACCACATTCCCGCCGTCGCGGTCATCGTCGCCGTGCTGCTTCCGCTGGCCGCCGTGACCGGCCAGCCGACGCAGTGGCGCTCCTCGAAGTGCGCCAGCGGCGCCTACGCGGCCAACGGCACATACCAAGCGAAcctcgccctcctcgccgcggcgcTCCCCGCCAACGCCTCggccggctccggcttcgCCACGGCCACCGTCGGCGCGCTGCCTGACCTCATCTCCGCGCTGGCGCTCTgccgcggcgacgtcgtcaCGGACGACACCTCGGCCTCGTCCTGCCGCGCGTGCGTCGCGGCCGGGTTCCGCGGCGCGCAGCGCGACTGCCCCGGCAGGAAGGACGCCACCGTGTACCAGGACGCCTGCGTCCTCCGCTTCTCCGACCAGCGGTTCCTGGACTTCGTCGGCGCCAACTCGCCCGACGGCATGTTCAGCTCGGACAGCTCGGGGGACATCATCACGGCCCCGGCGGCCCTGttcaacgccgccgccgtcgcgctcaTGAACGCCACGGCGTCCCACGCCGTGACCGCCGACAAGTACTTCGCCAcgggcgaggaggacttccaCGCGTCGAGCCGTTACCCGAAGATCTACGGGCTCGCGCAGTGCGCGCCGGACATGACGGCGCCGCAGTGCCGGAGCTGCCTCACTGGATTCGTCGCGAACATACCGTGGTTCTTGAACGGGAATCCCAGGGGCCGAGCCCTTGGGATTTGGTGCAACCTCAGGTACAGCGTGGACCCGTTCTACACGGGCGGCGCAATGGTGAAGCTttcggcgccggcaccggcaatCGTGCCTTCAATTGCTATTGCAGAGACGGGAACAG GGAGGAAAAGGAGAATAGCAGGAATCTCTGCAGGCGTCGGTTGTTTCCTACTCCTGATATTGATTCTTGCAGCTTGTGCTTTCATTCGCTTCAAGAGAAGGAAGGCTAACAAGAATGATCACT CGTTGAACGAAATGGCGAGAGTGAAATGCACCGTCTACGATTTCCTTACGCTGCAAGAGGCAACTGAGAACTTCGCAGAGAAGCATAAGCTCGGAGAAGGCGGTTTTGGTGCTGTGTATAAG GGAATCCTCCCGGACGGGCACGAAATAGCAGTGAAAAAGCTTATCGACAGTACTGGACATGGACTGGATCAGATACGCAACGAAGTGCTGGTATTGGCGCAGCTCCAGCACAAGAACCTTGTTAGGTTGGAGGGATTTTGCTTGCATCAGAACGAGATACTGCTTGTTTATGAATTCATCAAAAACGGGAGCCTCGACAACTTTCTATTCG TAGATGCTAGTAGAAGAAACACACTAAATTGGAATGAAGAGTACAACATCGTTCTTGGAATTGCCAAGGGAATAATGTATCTTCACGAGGACTCGAGCATAAGGATCATCCACCGGGACCTGAAAGCTAATAACATTCTGCTTGACGAGGCCATGGATCCGAAAATTGCAGACTTCGGATTAGCCAGGCTGCAAGTAGGAGGACATACTCAAACCAAGACAACCAGAGTTGTTGGAACAtt CGGTTATATGGCGCCAGAGTATGCAATACATGGGAATGTGTCGCCAAAGATCGACATTTTCAGCTTCGGTGTATTGGTGCTTGAAATTGTGACCAAGAGGAGGAACTGTGGCTCTTGCGAGGCCGACACGGTGAATCTCCTAACTGAT GTATGGGCATGTTGGACCAAAGGGACTGTATCGCAAATGATCGACCAGTCCCTCGAAGGACACTCTCGAGTCCAAGCGCTAAGATGTGTCCACATTGGGCTGCTGTGCGTTCAATCGGACCCCCACGACAGGCCTGACATTCCGTCCGTCATTTTCATGTTGAACAGGGCCGACATGGAGCTTCAGCCACCAGCACAGCCTGCATTCTTCTTCGGGAGAGACTCGAACTCAGATTCCCAGCAATTGGAGCAAGGCACCTACGTGTACAACCGATCTGATGTGATGATTGAAGATATCTCCGTGAATGGGCTCACTATCACGTATCCATATCCTAGATGA
- the LOC100825872 gene encoding cysteine-rich receptor-like protein kinase 10 isoform X4, which produces MLAGYHIPAVAVIVAVLLPLAAVTGQPTQWRSSKCASGAYAANGTYQANLALLAAALPANASAGSGFATATVGALPDLISALALCRGDVVTDDTSASSCRACVAAGFRGAQRDCPGRKDATVYQDACVLRFSDQRFLDFVGANSPDGMFSSDSSGDIITAPAALFNAAAVALMNATASHAVTADKYFATGEEDFHASSRYPKIYGLAQCAPDMTAPQCRSCLTGFVANIPWFLNGNPRGRALGIWCNLRYSVDPFYTGGAMVKLSAPAPAIVPSIAIAETGTGRKRRIAGISAGVGCFLLLILILAACAFIRFKRRKANKNDHSLNEMARVKCTVYDFLTLQEATENFAEKHKLGEGGFGAVYKGILPDGHEIAVKKLIDSTGHGLDQIRNEVLVLAQLQHKNLVRLEGFCLHQNEILLVYEFIKNGSLDNFLFDASRRNTLNWNEEYNIVLGIAKGIMYLHEDSSIRIIHRDLKANNILLDEAMDPKIADFGLARLQVGGHTQTKTTRVVGTFGYMAPEYAIHGNVSPKIDIFSFGVLVLEIVTKRRNCGSCEADTVNLLTDVWACWTKGTVSQMIDQSLEGHSRVQALRCVHIGLLCVQSDPHDRPDIPSVIFMLNRADMELQPPAQPAFFFGRDSNSDSQQLEQGTYVYNRSDVMIEDISVNGLTITYPYPR; this is translated from the exons ATGCTCGCCGGCTACCACATTCCCGCCGTCGCGGTCATCGTCGCCGTGCTGCTTCCGCTGGCCGCCGTGACCGGCCAGCCGACGCAGTGGCGCTCCTCGAAGTGCGCCAGCGGCGCCTACGCGGCCAACGGCACATACCAAGCGAAcctcgccctcctcgccgcggcgcTCCCCGCCAACGCCTCggccggctccggcttcgCCACGGCCACCGTCGGCGCGCTGCCTGACCTCATCTCCGCGCTGGCGCTCTgccgcggcgacgtcgtcaCGGACGACACCTCGGCCTCGTCCTGCCGCGCGTGCGTCGCGGCCGGGTTCCGCGGCGCGCAGCGCGACTGCCCCGGCAGGAAGGACGCCACCGTGTACCAGGACGCCTGCGTCCTCCGCTTCTCCGACCAGCGGTTCCTGGACTTCGTCGGCGCCAACTCGCCCGACGGCATGTTCAGCTCGGACAGCTCGGGGGACATCATCACGGCCCCGGCGGCCCTGttcaacgccgccgccgtcgcgctcaTGAACGCCACGGCGTCCCACGCCGTGACCGCCGACAAGTACTTCGCCAcgggcgaggaggacttccaCGCGTCGAGCCGTTACCCGAAGATCTACGGGCTCGCGCAGTGCGCGCCGGACATGACGGCGCCGCAGTGCCGGAGCTGCCTCACTGGATTCGTCGCGAACATACCGTGGTTCTTGAACGGGAATCCCAGGGGCCGAGCCCTTGGGATTTGGTGCAACCTCAGGTACAGCGTGGACCCGTTCTACACGGGCGGCGCAATGGTGAAGCTttcggcgccggcaccggcaatCGTGCCTTCAATTGCTATTGCAGAGACGGGAACAG GGAGGAAAAGGAGAATAGCAGGAATCTCTGCAGGCGTCGGTTGTTTCCTACTCCTGATATTGATTCTTGCAGCTTGTGCTTTCATTCGCTTCAAGAGAAGGAAGGCTAACAAGAATGATCACT CGTTGAACGAAATGGCGAGAGTGAAATGCACCGTCTACGATTTCCTTACGCTGCAAGAGGCAACTGAGAACTTCGCAGAGAAGCATAAGCTCGGAGAAGGCGGTTTTGGTGCTGTGTATAAG GGAATCCTCCCGGACGGGCACGAAATAGCAGTGAAAAAGCTTATCGACAGTACTGGACATGGACTGGATCAGATACGCAACGAAGTGCTGGTATTGGCGCAGCTCCAGCACAAGAACCTTGTTAGGTTGGAGGGATTTTGCTTGCATCAGAACGAGATACTGCTTGTTTATGAATTCATCAAAAACGGGAGCCTCGACAACTTTCTATTCG ATGCTAGTAGAAGAAACACACTAAATTGGAATGAAGAGTACAACATCGTTCTTGGAATTGCCAAGGGAATAATGTATCTTCACGAGGACTCGAGCATAAGGATCATCCACCGGGACCTGAAAGCTAATAACATTCTGCTTGACGAGGCCATGGATCCGAAAATTGCAGACTTCGGATTAGCCAGGCTGCAAGTAGGAGGACATACTCAAACCAAGACAACCAGAGTTGTTGGAACAtt CGGTTATATGGCGCCAGAGTATGCAATACATGGGAATGTGTCGCCAAAGATCGACATTTTCAGCTTCGGTGTATTGGTGCTTGAAATTGTGACCAAGAGGAGGAACTGTGGCTCTTGCGAGGCCGACACGGTGAATCTCCTAACTGAT GTATGGGCATGTTGGACCAAAGGGACTGTATCGCAAATGATCGACCAGTCCCTCGAAGGACACTCTCGAGTCCAAGCGCTAAGATGTGTCCACATTGGGCTGCTGTGCGTTCAATCGGACCCCCACGACAGGCCTGACATTCCGTCCGTCATTTTCATGTTGAACAGGGCCGACATGGAGCTTCAGCCACCAGCACAGCCTGCATTCTTCTTCGGGAGAGACTCGAACTCAGATTCCCAGCAATTGGAGCAAGGCACCTACGTGTACAACCGATCTGATGTGATGATTGAAGATATCTCCGTGAATGGGCTCACTATCACGTATCCATATCCTAGATGA